AAGATTTAGGAATCCGAGGTTTTTTAGGTATCAATCATTTAATTCTACAGGATTCCTAAACCCGTGAATAACAGTTTTTGGGTTTTAAACTGTTGTCTGTTAGAGTGTTTGGATGTGGAAATGTTAAAAATAATCCCCCAGGTCATTCAAATAATTTTCGAGCGGTTTCGGGAAAGACTTCATCGCAGCTTCGGCCAAGGTAGAAACAATGAAGTTTTCTTTCTGCGCTAGTTCCGTCAGTATGGTGGTTTCCGGAAGTTCTACTTTATATATATGTATCGTTAAATTTCTATGCGTTAATTTATGAAGAGATTTGTTTTCTGTGGTAATGTACTTCTTCAGTTCTTCGGGTGTTGTATTGGGGAATTCATACAATTTCTTCCAGATGTCATCTTCGCCACGCTGTCTGATGAGGAACTTTTCGTCAGCGGTCACAAAATAATAACTGAGTGTAAAATCCTGCACTTTCTGTTTCTTCGTTTTCACAGGATAATCTTGTACTTTGCCGGTTTGGAAAGCCAGACATTCCTTATTTAAAGGACAATCTATGCAAAGTGGGTTCCGTGGGCGGCAGATGGCAGAACCTAAATCCATCATGGCTTCATTGAAAGTACCACCTTTACCTTCAGGCATCATCCTTAAAGCCAATGACGAGAAATACCCAAAAGCACTGGAACTTGAAATATCAAAACCATCAGCAAATACACGCGACAAAACCCTGTAGAAATTACCGTCCACCGCGGGGATATGCGCGCCGAAGCAAATGCTGGATATGGCAGCGGCCGTGTATTTGCCAACGCCTTTAAGTGCCAGGATCTCATCATAATTTTGTGGGAACTCTCCTTTATGCTGTTCCAGTATTTGCTGGGCTGCCTTATGAAGATTCAGCGCACGGGAGTAATAACCAAGTCCTTTCCAGTATAATAATACCTCATCAGTGGGGGCGGCAGCCAGGGTTTGTACATTCGGGAAGCGTGCTATGAAATTGCGGTAATGCTGTAAACCCTGTTCAATACGGGTTTGTTGGAAGATGATTTCGCAGATCCATATTTTATAAGGATCACGGGTTTGCCGAAACGGGAGGTCCCTGCCATGCAGGCCGTACCAGGCCAAGAGTTTCTCACCAACGTGAAGAAAATCAGCATTTTGTTTTTTACTTGTCAAAAAATGTTGTTATATTTGCACACCAAAAATATAAATAAATAAAGGAAATGACAAAGGCAGAATTGGTGAGTACCATCTCGAATAAATTGGGGACTGAAAAGAATGAAACTCAGAAGGTTGTAGAGGCATTCATGCAGGAGATCAGAACTTCAATGTATAATGGCGACAATGTTTATTTAAGAGGCTTTGGCTCATTCATCATCAAAACTAGGGCTGCAAAAACGGGAAGAAATATTTCTAAGAACACAGCAATTGAAATCCCGGCTCACAATATTCCGGCTTTTAAACCATCAAAAACTTTTGTAGAGAAAGTAAAAACCAAAGTAGCGGTAAAATAATAAACTCAAAGAAAATATAAGTAACAAATCAAAAATTTTTAAATTATGCCAAGCGGAAAAAAAAGAAAAAGACACAAGGTTGCTACTCACAAAAGAAAAAAAAGAAGAAGAGCGAACAGACATAAGAAAAAATAATCTGTTCACGATTTACCATATAACAATATAGTTGGTGTTTTTATATTTCATAAATTTCACCGACTATATTTTTGTTTTAACCAAGACCTATAACTGCCGTTATAAAACTACAACAAGAGCATCGCGCTCTGTTTTTTGTTTTTAGCGTAAAGCGCAGTAGCAAACGATCTTATTTTATAAGTACGACATCCTATGATTTTAAAAAAGACCTGCGAACACCTACAAATAGTGGCTATCTCTGCAAAAATCAGTTAATCCCCTTAGTACACAATGAAGAAAGAATTAATTATTTCACATGAAGATGAAAGCTCGAAAATAGCGCTGCTGGAAGACGGCCGCCTCTTCGAGCTACATGAGCAGGAAGATAAAAGCGATTTTGTGGTGGGCGATTTATTCATTGGGCGGGTTAAGAAGCTCGCGCCGAACCTTAATGCAGCCTTCGTAAGCATTGGCTATGAAAAAGATGCCTTTCTGCATTATCAGGATCTGGGACCGCAGTTCCTGACGTATAAGAAATTTCTGAAAGACACCGTATCGAAAAAGCAAAGCTCTTCGTCCCTCAAGAATTTTGAAATTCAGCCTGAAATAAATAAAAACGGACTGATAGACAAAGTGGTGGCCAAGGACGACAGTGTAATTCTGCAAATCACCAAAGAGCCAATTTCTACCAAAGGACCACGGATTTCCACGCAGATCTCCCTTACCGGGCGCTTCCTAGTACTCATCCCTTTCGATAAAAGCGTCTCCATATCCAAAAAAATAGGCAGCGCCGAAGAGCGCGAACGCCTGCGCACCCTTATCGAAAGCATTAAGCCTGAAGGTTTCGGGGTAATCATCCGTACGGTTGCCGAAGGTAAAAAAGTCGCGGAACTGCATAACGACATGAATCAGCTTGTGCAGAAATGGGAAACCGCCTTCAAAAATCTTCAGAAAAACAAAGTACCCAGCCGCGTCCTAAGCGAGGAAGATAAAGCCTCGGCCATCCTGCGCGATAATTTTAATGCAGATTTTGTTTCCATCATTTGTGATGATGAGCAGATGGTAAGCGATATGCGTGCTTATCTGGAAGTTATTGCCCCTGAGCGTAAAAATATTGTTCAGTTTTACGACAAGCCGATCCCTTTGATGGAATATTATAATGTTGAAAAACAACTGAAACAGAGTTTCGGTAAACACGTCAACATCCCCGGTTCCAAAGGTGCTTATCTGGTGATTGAACATACAGAGGCGCTGCATGTGGTAGATGTAAACTCGGGCAACAATATTACCTCCGGCGGTACTGCCAGTAAAGAGCACGCCCTGCATGTGAACAAGATGGCAGCGACCGAAATTGCACGCCAACTGCGTTTACGCGACATGGGAGGCATTATTGTAGTCGATTTTATTGATATGGTGAATCCGGATCACCGCCGCGAGCTGTATGAACATCTAAAAAAAGAAATGAGCCGCGACAAGGCCCGTCACAAGATTCTGCCACCAAGCAAATTCGGGCTTATACAGATGACGCGCCAGCGTACACGCCCCGAAAAGCAGATAGAAACAAAAGAAGAAAACCCCAACGCGGACGGGGAAATCCTGGCCCCGATTGTAGTGGTTGAAAGAATGGAAGAAATGCTGCGCTCCATCATTCAAAAAGAAAAAGGCAAAATCTTCCTCCACGTACATCCTTTTGTGGAAGCCTATCTAACCAAAGGAATTATGAGTATCCAAACCAAATGGTACATGCGATACAAAAAGTGGGTGACCATCATACCCCGCGACTCCTTTAAATATCTGGAGTATAAAATCATCAATGCCAACAAAGAGGAACTGATGAGTTATTCTAACTAAAAAATGTTCAACACACCTTCTTACAGTCAAACAGCTACTCCCGGCATCAAAGTCGGGGGTTTTTATTTTCCTACAACGGCAAAAAGTTGATTTTAAATTTAACGTTCCTTTAAAACATTATCCATCTGCCATTTCTTACATTTGAGGTATGGAAATGCATGGCAGAGATTTAATAAAAAAAATTCAGCAGGCAGAACTGGAGGGTGAAAACGCGCACGCCATCTATTCGCCACCCTACCGCCCAGTGCTGTCTTACGATGAAATTCTTGCTAAAAACCCCAAATTCGCTGCGGTAAACATCCTGCTTTACCTGAAAGATGACGAATGGTATTTCCCGTTAATCGTGAGAAGTACCAATGAGCGCGACCGGCACAGTGGCCAAATCTCTTTGCCCGGCGGCAAGCACGAGCCAACCGACCGGGATTTTCAGGATACCGCCCGCCGCGAAACTTCGGAAGAATTAGGCCTTGAAGAGCATTACATCCGTATCATTCGCGAAATGTCGCCCATGTACATACCGCCAAGCAACTTTTATGTACGTCCGTTTATTTCATATACCAAAAAGAATCCGGCATTTGTGCTGCAGGAATCCGAGGCTGTGGAACTGATAGAATTTCCGGTCTCATCAATCCTGGATCTTACGACCGAGCCTGTGCTGAAAGTGCTGCCAAGCTCGCGGGGTGTGGAGGTTCCGGTGATTGATTTCAATGGTTATCTGATCTGGGGAGCCACTTCGATGATCCTGAATGAGTTCAGTAATGTGATGAAAAAATTGTAAATTCGCAACTTATGTTTTAATGATAATGGCGAAGAAAAATATTTTCACCGATGCGTTTGGCAACCTTTATTTCCTGAAGCGGATTATTATTTTTGTGCTCGGGATCGTATCTTACAGAAGGTTCAACGGCTTCAACAAACTGAAAATCTCCGGCGCGGAAAATCTCGTGGATCTGCCAGACTCCAACGTGCTGTTTGTCTCGAACCATCAGACTTATTTTGCTGACGTGGCGGCGATGTATCACGCGTTTTGCGCGGTGAACAATGGTTATCTGAATACCATTAAAAACCCGGTATATCTGCTGAATCCGAAGGTAGATTTTTATTATGTAGCCGCCGAGGAAACCATGAATAAGGGATTGATGACCAAAATATTCAAGTTGGCTGGTGCTGTTACGGTAAAAAGGACTTGGCGTTCTGAAGGAGCCAATGTCAACCGTCTGGTGGATCTTACAGAAGTGGAAAACATCATGAAAGCACTTGATAACGGCTGGGTGATCACCTTTCCCCAAGGCACAACTTCCGCTTTTGCACAGGGCAGGAAAGGGACTGCTAAACTGGTGAAAAATCAGCGCCCGATTGTGATTCCTATTAAAATTAACGGTTTCCGCAGGGCTTTCGATAAAAAAGGTCTGCGTGTAAAGGTAACCGGGGTGAAGCCAACCATGGAATTTAAGAAGCCACTGGATATTGATTACGATAATGACGACGCCCAAACCATCCTCAATAAAATAATGGTCGCCATAGAACAGACAGAAGAGTTCAACCTCCTGCACGATTACGACCAGGAACTTAAAGCCCAGAAATCTGAAGATACATTACCCTAGAATCATCAAAAATCCCCGAATGAAAAGATTTATTGCATTATGTATTTTTGTAGTGCTTACCGCATGCAATTCGCAAAAGAAATATACTGATTTCGATTACAGTTACTCGCGCAGCGGCGGTGTGCAACCGATATACGAAAACCTGCTTATTAAAGGCAGAAACGCACATTATTCTTACGAAGGACAAGGCAAGAAGGTGAAAAAAGACTTTAAGTTAACGCCAGAAGACCTGCAAAAGATTGAAACTGTGCTGAAGCAAAATAACTTCCGCATGATTCAGGAAGATTATAAAAAGCTATACGACCATATAGCCACCTCCATCAACGTGAAAAAAGGCTCGGAGTCGGCCAGTAAATCAGATGCTTCGCTTATCATGGTGCAAGACCAGCAACGTTGGGATAATGTAGTAAGTGTTTTCCGGCAAATCACTGATGCTAATATCAACCAGAATTCCGCTAAATAATGACTTCATTTGGAACAAATCCGGATACATCGGTTAAAACAAGGGTCTTCATTGCGACTTCGTTCCCCCAAATTACGGAACTTCTTTCGCAGACGCTTAAGTTTCATGGTAAAGAAGCTTTCTTTACTTCAGGATACCCAGCAGAAACAGACTCACGAAGTGATTTTTTAGTATTGCAAACTTCAGAACTGAAATTGGCAGCCGATTTCAAACCGAATATTGTTTTGCTTACTTCAGAGGTTTCAGAGGACGAATTATATACAGTAGCGCAAAATATCACCCCCGGCGGTGTTTTCAT
This DNA window, taken from Chryseobacterium sp. 6424, encodes the following:
- the mutY gene encoding A/G-specific adenine glycosylase — protein: MTSKKQNADFLHVGEKLLAWYGLHGRDLPFRQTRDPYKIWICEIIFQQTRIEQGLQHYRNFIARFPNVQTLAAAPTDEVLLYWKGLGYYSRALNLHKAAQQILEQHKGEFPQNYDEILALKGVGKYTAAAISSICFGAHIPAVDGNFYRVLSRVFADGFDISSSSAFGYFSSLALRMMPEGKGGTFNEAMMDLGSAICRPRNPLCIDCPLNKECLAFQTGKVQDYPVKTKKQKVQDFTLSYYFVTADEKFLIRQRGEDDIWKKLYEFPNTTPEELKKYITTENKSLHKLTHRNLTIHIYKVELPETTILTELAQKENFIVSTLAEAAMKSFPKPLENYLNDLGDYF
- a CDS encoding HU family DNA-binding protein, translated to MTKAELVSTISNKLGTEKNETQKVVEAFMQEIRTSMYNGDNVYLRGFGSFIIKTRAAKTGRNISKNTAIEIPAHNIPAFKPSKTFVEKVKTKVAVK
- a CDS encoding ribonuclease E/G gives rise to the protein MKKELIISHEDESSKIALLEDGRLFELHEQEDKSDFVVGDLFIGRVKKLAPNLNAAFVSIGYEKDAFLHYQDLGPQFLTYKKFLKDTVSKKQSSSSLKNFEIQPEINKNGLIDKVVAKDDSVILQITKEPISTKGPRISTQISLTGRFLVLIPFDKSVSISKKIGSAEERERLRTLIESIKPEGFGVIIRTVAEGKKVAELHNDMNQLVQKWETAFKNLQKNKVPSRVLSEEDKASAILRDNFNADFVSIICDDEQMVSDMRAYLEVIAPERKNIVQFYDKPIPLMEYYNVEKQLKQSFGKHVNIPGSKGAYLVIEHTEALHVVDVNSGNNITSGGTASKEHALHVNKMAATEIARQLRLRDMGGIIVVDFIDMVNPDHRRELYEHLKKEMSRDKARHKILPPSKFGLIQMTRQRTRPEKQIETKEENPNADGEILAPIVVVERMEEMLRSIIQKEKGKIFLHVHPFVEAYLTKGIMSIQTKWYMRYKKWVTIIPRDSFKYLEYKIINANKEELMSYSN
- a CDS encoding NUDIX hydrolase; the encoded protein is MEMHGRDLIKKIQQAELEGENAHAIYSPPYRPVLSYDEILAKNPKFAAVNILLYLKDDEWYFPLIVRSTNERDRHSGQISLPGGKHEPTDRDFQDTARRETSEELGLEEHYIRIIREMSPMYIPPSNFYVRPFISYTKKNPAFVLQESEAVELIEFPVSSILDLTTEPVLKVLPSSRGVEVPVIDFNGYLIWGATSMILNEFSNVMKKL
- a CDS encoding lysophospholipid acyltransferase family protein; the protein is MAKKNIFTDAFGNLYFLKRIIIFVLGIVSYRRFNGFNKLKISGAENLVDLPDSNVLFVSNHQTYFADVAAMYHAFCAVNNGYLNTIKNPVYLLNPKVDFYYVAAEETMNKGLMTKIFKLAGAVTVKRTWRSEGANVNRLVDLTEVENIMKALDNGWVITFPQGTTSAFAQGRKGTAKLVKNQRPIVIPIKINGFRRAFDKKGLRVKVTGVKPTMEFKKPLDIDYDNDDAQTILNKIMVAIEQTEEFNLLHDYDQELKAQKSEDTLP